The nucleotide window TCATATCCTTCTATTTTTTCTTTAGGAATTATTACATAATCAATTTCAGCCCATTCCAAATACCTTAAAAATTCATCTTCAGATGAAACGATTTCAGGATTTCCATACCATGCTGAACCTAATCCGCCATTTATGTTTTCAAAGCGACAAGAAAGACGATTCAACACTTGTTCTGAAACATTATTTGTACCAAATCCTACTGCTCTAGCTTTATTAGTTTTAGAAATAATATATGTTTCTATTTCAGTTAATCCAGACTCTTGAAATATTTTTTTATTTCTTATTTCAGTATCTAATTCTTTTTCTACAAGTGAATAATTAACCACATCTGTTCCCCATTGCCAAGACCAATGCGAAACAAATGTTATCATAGTTTGAGTTGGAATAAATAAGGCTAAAGAAAGGTAAATCATGATTTTAACAAAATTTCGCTTCAATCTAGTGAACCCTACATAAAAAATCATAGCTGTGGCAATCAAGGGGATAATGTAATAATTACCATCTCCACCTTTATTAAAGATCGAAGCAGAAACCACTCCTGACACTAACCAAGGTAGAAAAATAATAAATTCAGTTAAAATCAAATTTCTTACTTTTACTTGACGAAAAATTAGCAAACATATAAAAACAATAAACATATAAAATATCAAATTTCCTGTCCATGTGTTTATAATATGAGGGAAATCCTTTGGATCAAATAACAAATTATACCATCTACTTATGTATGTAAATTTTTCATCAGACAAACCAGGTAACTGAGGAATTTGGGTAAATGGATATTTCAATTCAAAGCCTAAATTATGCCACACATCCGATAATAGAGGGAAAAGAGGATAACCCGTCAAACTATAAGTTCTGTAAAATATCCCTCCTAAAACAAATAAACTGCTAAAAAGAATAACCATCTCAAATTTCATAAATTTTAAAACTCTATTCTTTATTACACCAAAAAGCTTTAATGTTTTTTCTTTATCTCTTCCTAAGTGATACAATATCATCAAAATTATCCCCAAGACTAGTAAAGGAGCATATAAAAAACTCGTTATTTTTCCTCCTAATGATAAAATAAGAGGACAAATAATCATAAAGAAGTACTTATAATAAATAGGTTTTCTCAATAAAAGTAAAAAATAATATACACTTAACAACAAGAAAAAGGAAGTAAACAAATCTGTTTTAGCTGTAGAAGCCATATTTGCAATGGTTGGTGTACTAGATATTAAACATGAAAGAAAAAGTGCTTCAAGGTCACTTGTCCCCATTAATTTTGCTAACGAGAAAACTAATATGATTAGCAATAAGAAAATTACAGTATTAGCTGCATAAATAAAACTATAATCCCCAAGTCCACTTATCGGTATAAAAAAAAGCTCCATCAACTTAGGGTAATAATGAACAAACTGCACTAAACCTAAATTATCAAAAAATGAATTAGGACCTATTAACACATACTCTGGTCTCAATCCATACCAGATCGAGTCATAATCTATTGCTCTATTTGATTTAGCAAACTCAACCAAAACTAAACTCAACAGAAAGGAAGTTAAAATTTGTTCCCCACGATTGAATCTTTGCACTGATTGAATTATCTTCCATATTAAAAAGGGTGTTTTCTTCTTTTTTACAAAATACAACAAACTAAAGATCGAAAGAATTGCTGTAAGAATTCTTAAATCATCAAATGTCCCTTTTCCTAGTAAAGAAAGAATTATTGCAAACATACTCCAGAAAGATAATCCTACTGTAAAATAAGCAAGATAATTTGAAATGTTTTTTCCTCTTGATATTCTAAAAATGGAAAGAATACAACCTCCAAAAACGATAATACACTCTATATAAGTATAAGATACGATTGTACTCACTAAAACTTGATTAAATTTCAAATAAAATAATGATAATAAGAATACCAAAAATAAAGATAGTTGTGGTTTAAAAAACCATATAACCAAGGTGAAAACTAGCATTAATATGAGTAATTCTATCCCGCCCTGTATTGACTCAGGTTGTGATAAATGCCACCCATAAACGTCTAGTAAAATGTTCTTTATTACCATAAATTGAAAGAAACAAGCGATCACTATAACAACAAACAAGAGTATAGCTAAATTAATTCTTTTTTGTTGATTAAAAACAAACATTATTCTTGCCTCCTTAGCAATACTCACCAAATGAAATCTTCACAGCCATATCAATATTTTTGCTTAATTTTGAATTTCAAAATCTTACTCACTTCACACTGATTAATTTTAAAATTAGATATTACCTTCTTTTTAAAATTGCTTTGCCTCGAAGGTATATTTATATTATTCGTTGCATATTTTTCACGTATATATTCTGTTTGCTCTATTAGCTCTTGCTTTCTTGTTAAAGCATCCGTTTTTTGAAAAGGAACTTTGTAAATAGATGTGATTTTTTCAATATATAAAAAATCATACTGGGTAGAGAGTTTAAGCCAATAATCCCAATCCTCTAAAACCTCCATAGACTCATCCATTCCACCTAATTTATCATATACCTCTCTCGCAAATAACACAGTTTGAATAGGGAAATAATTTTGTGTTAATAATAATTGTCTATCAAACTTAGAATTAAATTCTATGCTATAATGTATTTCTTCATAGATATACGGGTTCATAGAAACTAACTTTGTCGGTGTCTCAAATGCAATACTATATGCTATTTTGTAACTAGGATTATTTATTAAAGAAGTAACTAATACTTCTATATGGTCTGCATATAATAAATCATCATCATCTAAAAAATTAAAATATTCTCCTGTAGCAAGCGCTAAACCTATATTAGCTAGTTTTGTTCTACCAACCTTTTCAATTGTAGCATGATACTTAATATTCAAATTTTTAAAGCTCTTCTCCACAAGTTTTTTAGATTTTGGAAAACCATCTTCTACAACAATTATTTCGATATTTTGATATGTTTGATTCTTTATTGTAGTCAACGCTTCTCTTAGCATTTCTGGTCTTTGATTCGTTCTTACAATTATAGACACAAGAGGGGTTTCAAGCAGTAGGGAATTATGAAATTCATGACCTAGTCTATGAATTTCATAATTCCAACCACAAAAATTTGCTACCAGATTATTGGGTTTACGTTTAAACATCTTCGAAAAAGATTTTATGAGTATCTGACTCAATTTTAAGTGAAATTTAAAATTTCTATGCTTTATTGCCCATAGTAAGCACATTACATAACCTAAAATAATATCTTTAAAACTTCCATATCTATATCTTAAAAATAAATTACTACCTATTATATTTAATAATTCATTATCTTTGTTAACCTTACTCTTTTCAAAAGTATAGTGGTAGATAATACTTTGGGGAACATAGTGAATTCGATATCCAGCAGCTCTAATTCTCCAACTTAAATCCACATCTTCCCCATACATAAATATTTCTTCATCAAAGCCACCTATCTTTTGAAAGCATTCTCTTCTTACTAATAAAGCAGCTGCGCTACTCCAAGAAACCTCAAGTGTTACGGGATTATAATGCTTTGGATGTTCATAAGGAAATTGACGAGACTCCCAGGCTCCAACTATTCCCTCATCAATCAAAGCTTGGTTTACTATGTTTATTAATGTATCTTGATGTAGCTCTGTATCAATATTTAAAAAGTATATATGTGATTGATTAGTTTTGGAAGCTGCAATATTATTAGCAGCCCCAAATCCGATATTTTTTTCTTGCTTTAAAATCGTGTAGTCTCCAAATTTCTCCTTAAAAATACAACTATTCAATAAATCATATGACTTGTCCTTTGAATTATTATCAACAAATGTTATATGAATTTTCTCTAAAGGATAATGTTGTTTTTTTAAAGAATTCAAAAAATCCCCAATCCATCTTTCAGAATTATAGATTACAACAATTATATCTATAGAAATCTGCATTATATAGTTATCCTTTTTAGTTTATTTAGAAATTTCTTCTTTTATACTATTTTGAAATACTTCTTTGATTTCTTCGTTATTCATTTTTCTGTTATTTAAACCATTTGTAGAGAATATATAATCATCATTAATAATTAATTTATTATCCTCATAAAATTGGGATATCGATTTTAACATTAACTTTGGATGATATCTAAAATTCAAATAATCTTGCTCTTTTTCTTTTCTCTGTTCGTCAAACATAATATGGTGGTGAATTAATAATGAATTAGGTGAATTCACTAAAAGCTTACCTTCTTTACGTAATTTATACGAAATGGCTGCATCTTCATAAACATTTGGATAACCTTCAACTATTGGAAACCACCCTTTAAACAAAGTAGCCCCTACTGGATTCCAATCAGTAATATACCTTTCTAGTGTACTTAAATCATGTACATTTTTATTAATATTATAAAGTTTAAATTCCACTCTTCCATCGCTTATTTCCTCAAATCCACCTGTAAACTGTAATGTCTGGTTCGGAAACATTACTCTACAAGTGACTGAACCAATCTTGTCATTTTCTTCTGCTCTAACAAGTAATTCTTCAATCCAGCCTTCCGTTACCTCAATATCATTATCTAATGAGATATAATAGCTATCTTTTCTTGCATATTTAAGAGCTTCTTTACGTCCTAATGACGGTCCAATATTTTTATCTGCATATATAACTTTTACATTTGGAATTGGCTCAATATACTTTTGAATAAATTCTACACAAGCTGCTGAAGAGCCATTCTCATATAAAATAATTTCATG belongs to Lysinibacillus louembei and includes:
- a CDS encoding glycosyltransferase family 2 protein; its protein translation is MQISIDIIVVIYNSERWIGDFLNSLKKQHYPLEKIHITFVDNNSKDKSYDLLNSCIFKEKFGDYTILKQEKNIGFGAANNIAASKTNQSHIYFLNIDTELHQDTLINIVNQALIDEGIVGAWESRQFPYEHPKHYNPVTLEVSWSSAAALLVRRECFQKIGGFDEEIFMYGEDVDLSWRIRAAGYRIHYVPQSIIYHYTFEKSKVNKDNELLNIIGSNLFLRYRYGSFKDIILGYVMCLLWAIKHRNFKFHLKLSQILIKSFSKMFKRKPNNLVANFCGWNYEIHRLGHEFHNSLLLETPLVSIIVRTNQRPEMLREALTTIKNQTYQNIEIIVVEDGFPKSKKLVEKSFKNLNIKYHATIEKVGRTKLANIGLALATGEYFNFLDDDDLLYADHIEVLVTSLINNPSYKIAYSIAFETPTKLVSMNPYIYEEIHYSIEFNSKFDRQLLLTQNYFPIQTVLFAREVYDKLGGMDESMEVLEDWDYWLKLSTQYDFLYIEKITSIYKVPFQKTDALTRKQELIEQTEYIREKYATNNINIPSRQSNFKKKVISNFKINQCEVSKILKFKIKQKY